A single genomic interval of Lysobacter avium harbors:
- the mutS gene encoding DNA mismatch repair protein MutS: MRQFFREKAAHPDVLLFFRMGDFYELFYDDARKAARLLDITLTQRGNSAGQPIPMAGVPHHAAEGYLARLVALGESVAICEQIGDPATSKGLVERKVVRIVTPGTVTDEALLSERRDTLLLAVSRGKTGYGIAWADLAGGRFLVNEVASEDALEAELARLEPAELLCADEDGWPAFVGERHGVRVRPPWLFDADSGRRQLLKFFGLHDLSAFGLEDKPLAIAAASALLGYVEETQKQRLPHLTAIAVESGDGAIAMNAPTRRHLELDSRMDGDSKHTLLGVLDTSVTPMGGRLLRRWLHRPLRDHDILRRRHHAVETLSGPAGETLRTHFRALGDLERILTRIALRSARPRDLSTLRDGLAMLPEVRKGLEPLDSPLLDRLSAELGEHADHAHLLASALVDQPPVLARDGGIFASGYDTELDELRTLSSTADQYLIDLESREREASGIPTLKVGYNRVHGYYLEVSKAHAAKAPTHYTRRQTLTNAERYITEELKAFEDKVLSARERALTRERLLYEQLLDTLGEQLEPLKRCAAALAELDVLACLAERAQALDWSRPQLTGEPGIAIERGRHPVVEAVRSEPFEPNDLVMHDDRRMLVITGPNMGGKSTYMRQNALIVLLAHIGSFVPASRAVIGPIDRILTRIGAGDDLAKGQSTFMVEMSETSYILHHATDQSLVLMDEIGRGTSTYDGLALAEACARHLAHHNRAWTLFATHYFELTTLAEPGTGIANVHLDAVEHHDREHGDTLVFMHAVKDGPANRSFGLQVAALAGLPREVIGQARGRLAELEQQSRDAPKPAMTAAALDQPQQIGLFAPSSAALDALAKLDPDELTPRQALEALYRMKALA; the protein is encoded by the coding sequence ATGCGCCAGTTCTTCCGGGAAAAAGCCGCGCATCCCGACGTGCTGCTGTTCTTCCGCATGGGCGATTTCTACGAGCTGTTCTACGACGATGCGCGCAAGGCGGCGCGTCTGCTGGACATCACCCTGACCCAGCGTGGTAATTCCGCCGGCCAGCCGATCCCGATGGCCGGCGTCCCGCATCACGCTGCGGAAGGATATCTGGCCCGCCTGGTCGCCCTGGGCGAGTCGGTCGCCATCTGCGAGCAGATCGGCGATCCGGCCACCAGCAAGGGCTTGGTCGAGCGCAAGGTGGTGCGCATCGTCACTCCGGGCACGGTCACCGACGAGGCGCTGCTGAGTGAGCGCCGCGACACCCTCCTGCTTGCGGTCTCGCGTGGGAAAACCGGTTATGGAATCGCCTGGGCGGACCTCGCCGGCGGGCGCTTCCTGGTCAACGAGGTCGCCAGCGAGGACGCCCTGGAGGCCGAATTGGCACGCCTGGAGCCGGCAGAGTTGCTGTGCGCGGATGAGGACGGCTGGCCGGCTTTCGTCGGCGAGCGCCACGGCGTGCGCGTTCGGCCGCCGTGGCTGTTCGACGCCGACAGCGGCCGCCGCCAGTTGCTGAAGTTCTTCGGCCTGCACGATCTGTCCGCCTTCGGCCTGGAAGACAAGCCGCTGGCGATTGCTGCCGCGTCCGCCCTGCTCGGCTATGTCGAGGAAACCCAGAAGCAGCGCCTGCCGCATCTGACGGCGATCGCGGTGGAATCGGGCGATGGCGCGATCGCGATGAACGCACCCACCCGCCGCCATCTGGAGCTTGACTCGCGCATGGATGGCGACAGCAAGCACACCCTGTTGGGCGTGCTGGACACCTCGGTCACGCCGATGGGCGGCCGCCTGCTGCGACGCTGGCTGCACCGGCCGTTGCGCGATCACGACATCCTCCGCCGGCGGCACCATGCGGTCGAGACACTGTCCGGTCCTGCCGGGGAGACCCTGCGCACGCACTTCCGCGCGCTGGGTGACTTGGAGCGGATCCTGACCCGGATCGCCCTGCGCAGTGCCCGTCCCCGCGACCTGTCCACCCTGCGCGATGGTCTGGCCATGCTGCCGGAGGTGCGCAAAGGCCTCGAACCCCTGGACTCCCCCTTGCTGGATCGCCTCTCGGCCGAGCTGGGCGAGCACGCCGACCATGCCCACCTGCTCGCGTCGGCGCTCGTTGACCAGCCGCCGGTCCTCGCCCGCGACGGCGGCATCTTTGCCAGCGGCTACGACACCGAGCTCGACGAACTGCGCACCCTTTCGAGCACCGCCGACCAGTACCTGATCGACCTCGAAAGCCGCGAGCGCGAGGCCAGCGGCATCCCGACGCTCAAGGTCGGCTACAACCGCGTGCATGGCTACTACTTGGAAGTCAGCAAGGCCCACGCCGCCAAGGCGCCCACCCATTACACCCGGCGCCAGACCCTGACCAACGCCGAGCGCTACATCACCGAGGAGTTGAAGGCTTTCGAGGACAAGGTCCTCTCGGCCCGCGAACGTGCGCTCACCCGCGAGCGCCTGCTCTACGAGCAATTGCTGGACACCCTCGGCGAGCAGTTGGAACCCCTGAAGCGATGCGCCGCCGCGCTGGCGGAGCTGGACGTTCTGGCCTGCCTGGCCGAACGGGCGCAGGCGCTGGACTGGTCCAGGCCACAGCTGACTGGCGAACCCGGCATCGCCATCGAACGCGGCCGTCACCCGGTGGTGGAAGCGGTGCGCAGCGAGCCCTTCGAGCCCAACGACCTCGTGATGCACGACGACCGCCGCATGCTCGTGATCACCGGCCCGAACATGGGCGGCAAGAGCACCTACATGCGCCAGAACGCGCTGATCGTGCTGCTGGCGCACATCGGCAGCTTCGTACCGGCCTCGCGCGCCGTAATCGGCCCGATCGACCGCATCCTGACCCGGATCGGCGCCGGCGATGACCTGGCCAAGGGCCAGTCGACCTTCATGGTCGAGATGAGCGAGACCAGCTACATCCTGCATCACGCCACCGATCAGTCACTCGTGCTGATGGACGAGATCGGGCGCGGCACCTCGACCTACGACGGACTTGCACTGGCCGAAGCCTGCGCCCGCCACCTTGCCCACCACAACCGGGCCTGGACCCTGTTCGCCACCCACTATTTCGAACTGACGACGTTGGCCGAGCCCGGGACCGGCATCGCCAACGTCCACCTGGACGCCGTCGAGCACCACGATCGCGAGCACGGCGACACCCTGGTGTTCATGCATGCGGTCAAGGACGGCCCGGCGAACCGCAGCTTCGGTTTGCAGGTGGCCGCGCTCGCCGGCCTGCCGCGCGAGGTGATCGGTCAGGCACGTGGCCGCTTGGCGGAGCTGGAGCAGCAGAGCCGGGATGCGCCGAAGCCTGCGATGACGGCGGCGGCCCTGGACCAGCCCCAGCAGATCGGCCTGTTCGCGCCCTCATCGGCAGCGCTGGACGCATTGGCCAAGCTCGATCCTGACGAATTGACGCCGCGCCAGGCGCTGGAGGCGCTGTACCGGATGAAGGCTTTGGCGTGA
- a CDS encoding NAD-dependent epimerase, whose protein sequence is MKVLVTGTAGFIGSHLAMRLLERGDEVVGFDNLSDYYDVTLKQARLARFMDHPGYTHIQADLADREAVESAFATHTPQRVVNLAAQAGVRYAAQNPHVYVSSNVTGFLHILEGCRHHGVEHLVFASTSSVYGANTTMPFSEHQSTEHPLTLYAATKKANEMMAHSYAHLYGIPSTGLRFFTVYGPWGRPDMALFLFTRAILAGEPIKVFNHGHHKRSFTYVDDIVEGVIRSLDHPPVANPAWNAAAPDPATSNAPYRLFNIGNESTVELLRYIEVLEQCLGRKAQMELLPLQAGDVPDTEADVSELIKAVDYRPQVSVETGVANFVDWYRDYYRV, encoded by the coding sequence ATGAAAGTGCTTGTGACCGGCACCGCCGGTTTCATCGGCTCCCATCTCGCCATGCGCCTGCTGGAGCGCGGCGATGAGGTGGTCGGCTTCGACAATCTCAGCGACTACTACGACGTGACCCTGAAGCAGGCGCGACTGGCGCGCTTCATGGACCATCCCGGTTACACCCACATCCAGGCCGATCTCGCCGACCGCGAGGCGGTGGAAAGCGCATTTGCGACTCACACGCCGCAACGCGTCGTGAATCTGGCTGCGCAGGCCGGTGTGCGCTATGCGGCGCAGAACCCGCACGTCTATGTGTCCAGCAACGTCACCGGCTTCCTGCACATCCTCGAGGGCTGTCGCCACCACGGTGTCGAGCATCTGGTGTTCGCGTCCACCAGCTCGGTCTACGGCGCCAACACCACGATGCCGTTCTCCGAGCATCAGTCGACCGAGCATCCGTTGACGCTTTACGCGGCGACCAAGAAAGCCAACGAGATGATGGCGCACAGCTACGCGCACCTCTACGGCATCCCCAGCACCGGCCTGCGGTTCTTCACCGTGTACGGGCCGTGGGGCCGGCCGGACATGGCGCTGTTCCTGTTCACCAGGGCGATCCTCGCCGGCGAGCCGATCAAGGTGTTCAACCACGGCCACCACAAGCGCAGCTTCACCTACGTGGATGACATCGTGGAGGGCGTGATCCGCAGCCTGGACCATCCGCCGGTTGCCAACCCTGCGTGGAATGCCGCCGCGCCCGATCCGGCGACCAGCAACGCTCCGTACCGCCTGTTCAACATCGGCAACGAGAGCACGGTCGAGCTGCTTCGCTATATCGAAGTGCTGGAGCAGTGCCTGGGTCGGAAAGCGCAGATGGAACTGCTGCCGCTGCAGGCCGGCGACGTGCCCGATACCGAGGCCGACGTGTCCGAGCTGATCAAGGCGGTGGATTACCGGCCGCAGGTCTCGGTGGAGACTGGCGTGGCGAATTTCGTCGATTGGTACCGCGACTACTACAGGGTCTGA
- the radA gene encoding DNA repair protein RadA, translating to MSFASKSSAKSAAKAKIAYVCSECGSDHNKWQGQCADCGEWNTLAEFVIESAAAQKSAAPARRSGWAGKVDPPKVTALKDVSHSGESRVSTGIGELDRVLGGGMVAGSVVLVGGDPGIGKSTLLLQAVSKMAESLPALYVTGEESLAQVAARGARLGLSLDGVNALAETGVERILEQAVATSPRLLVADSIQTLWTESLTAAPGSVSQVRESAARLVRYAKETGTAVFLVGHVTKEGGIAGPRVLEHMVDAVLYFEGESGSRFRVLRAFKNRFGAVNELGVFAMGDKGLREVSNPSAIFLSGSVAAQPGSCVMVTREGTRPLLVEVQALVDASPLSNPRRVAVGMEGNRLAMLLAVLHRHAGVGVGDQDVFVNIVGGIRVQETAADLPVLLAVLSSLRDRPLAEKTIAFGEVGLSGEIRPVPNGEDRLKEAATHGFKRAIVPKGNAPRSGKIGAMEVIAVERLAEAVEAAG from the coding sequence ATGTCCTTCGCCAGCAAATCGTCCGCCAAGTCCGCCGCCAAGGCGAAGATCGCCTACGTCTGCTCGGAATGCGGCTCCGACCACAACAAGTGGCAGGGGCAGTGCGCGGACTGCGGTGAGTGGAACACGCTGGCCGAGTTCGTGATCGAGTCGGCCGCAGCGCAGAAAAGTGCGGCTCCGGCGCGTCGCAGCGGCTGGGCAGGCAAGGTCGATCCGCCCAAGGTCACCGCGCTCAAGGACGTCAGCCACTCGGGCGAGTCGCGCGTCTCCACCGGCATCGGTGAGCTGGACCGTGTCCTGGGCGGTGGCATGGTGGCCGGCTCGGTGGTGCTGGTGGGCGGCGATCCAGGGATCGGCAAGTCGACGCTGCTGTTGCAGGCGGTGTCGAAGATGGCCGAGTCACTGCCCGCGCTCTACGTGACGGGCGAGGAATCACTGGCCCAGGTCGCCGCTCGCGGCGCGCGTCTTGGCCTGTCGCTGGACGGCGTCAACGCGCTGGCAGAAACCGGCGTGGAGCGGATTCTCGAGCAGGCGGTTGCCACATCGCCGCGTCTGCTGGTCGCCGACTCCATCCAGACCCTGTGGACCGAGTCGCTGACCGCCGCCCCCGGCTCGGTCAGCCAGGTCCGTGAAAGCGCGGCGCGGCTGGTGCGCTACGCCAAGGAAACCGGCACCGCGGTGTTCCTGGTCGGCCACGTGACCAAGGAAGGCGGAATCGCCGGTCCGCGCGTGCTGGAGCACATGGTTGATGCAGTGCTGTACTTCGAGGGCGAATCGGGTAGCCGGTTCCGGGTCCTGAGGGCGTTCAAGAACCGCTTCGGCGCGGTCAACGAACTGGGCGTGTTCGCGATGGGCGACAAGGGCCTGCGTGAGGTGTCGAATCCCTCGGCGATCTTCCTCTCCGGCAGTGTTGCCGCCCAGCCGGGCAGCTGCGTGATGGTGACCCGCGAGGGCACACGGCCTTTGCTGGTCGAGGTGCAGGCGCTGGTGGACGCCTCGCCGCTGTCCAACCCGCGCCGGGTGGCCGTCGGCATGGAAGGAAACCGGCTGGCGATGCTGTTGGCGGTCCTGCACCGGCATGCCGGAGTCGGGGTGGGAGACCAGGACGTATTCGTGAACATCGTTGGCGGCATCCGCGTGCAGGAGACCGCCGCCGACCTGCCGGTATTGCTGGCGGTGCTGTCGAGTCTTCGTGACCGGCCGCTGGCGGAGAAGACGATTGCCTTCGGCGAGGTCGGACTGTCAGGCGAGATCCGCCCCGTCCCGAACGGCGAAGACCGCCTGAAAGAGGCGGCCACCCACGGCTTCAAGCGCGCGATCGTGCCCAAGGGCAACGCGCCACGCAGCGGGAAGATAGGCGCGATGGAAGTGATTGCGGTGGAGCGCCTGGCGGAGGCGGTTGAGGCCGCGGGCTGA